One window from the genome of Pantoea cypripedii encodes:
- a CDS encoding MBL fold metallo-hydrolase, whose amino-acid sequence MKPLYDDLWISTPEFPAEEAESDLMMHGFMLRHPRGNLLIGRVENPLDHEVLADAGGVIRHYLTHWHEAAPGALVIQQRFNSALYCHNRALGPVSRVIEPDDTFSQQDAHFGDFHLLPTPGHTPGSCSYLYHSPFGRTYLFVGDTLTREHNRWISVLVPESNPAELLQSLDLYRSLRPDVVLMSTTRGHLAWQKMTLPGWLAAIDEAEQAPLDLRQQPPG is encoded by the coding sequence ATGAAGCCGCTATACGACGATTTGTGGATCTCCACACCGGAATTTCCCGCCGAAGAAGCGGAAAGTGACCTGATGATGCATGGGTTTATGCTGCGCCATCCGCGCGGCAACCTGCTGATTGGCCGGGTTGAGAACCCGCTCGATCACGAAGTTCTGGCCGATGCGGGCGGCGTTATTCGTCATTACCTCACCCACTGGCATGAGGCCGCGCCGGGTGCGCTGGTGATCCAGCAACGTTTTAATAGCGCATTGTATTGCCACAACCGTGCCCTCGGGCCCGTCAGTCGGGTGATAGAACCGGATGACACCTTCAGTCAGCAGGATGCACATTTCGGCGATTTCCACCTGTTACCGACCCCAGGTCATACCCCCGGCAGCTGCAGTTATCTCTACCACTCCCCGTTTGGGCGTACCTATTTATTTGTCGGGGATACCCTGACGCGTGAGCATAATCGCTGGATTAGCGTGCTGGTGCCAGAAAGCAATCCGGCTGAGCTGCTCCAGTCGCTCGATCTGTACCGCTCACTGCGCCCGGATGTGGTGTTGATGAGCACCACGCGGGGTCATCTGGCATGGCAGAAAATGACGTTGCCAGGCTGGCTGGCGGCCATTGATGAAGCGGAACAGGCGCCGCTGGATTTACGCCAGCAGCCGCCTGGTTAA
- the ldcA gene encoding muramoyltetrapeptide carboxypeptidase, whose protein sequence is MVVPRSIRLIAPSGYCHNQDAAQRAVTRLQAEGHHLENQTAIARRFQRFAGDDQQRLNDINQLASLSPLPDIVLAIRGGYGASRLLDNLDYVGLQRQLLNQPVALCGHSDFTAIQLALLAQTGLITFSGPMLAGNFGAETLSDFTVNHFWQALTSPTVNLNWRSTSPDEGRWQGTLWGGNLAMICSLIGTPWLPQIEDGILVIEDVNEHPFRIERMLIQLHQSGILARQKAIVTGSFTSTSLSDYDNGFDFATVWQRMRDEYQLPVISDLAFGHAFDTVTLPLGASASLQIRNGEAQFAFTGHPTLR, encoded by the coding sequence ATGGTTGTCCCCCGTTCGATACGTCTGATCGCCCCTTCTGGTTACTGCCACAATCAGGATGCTGCCCAGCGCGCAGTGACGCGTTTGCAGGCTGAAGGTCATCATCTTGAAAATCAAACCGCCATTGCACGCCGTTTTCAGCGCTTTGCCGGTGATGACCAGCAACGGCTGAATGACATCAATCAGCTGGCATCACTCAGCCCGCTGCCGGATATTGTGCTGGCGATACGCGGCGGTTATGGTGCGTCACGGCTGCTGGATAACCTTGACTACGTGGGTTTGCAGCGCCAGTTGCTGAACCAGCCGGTTGCCTTATGTGGTCACAGCGATTTCACTGCGATTCAGCTGGCGCTGCTGGCGCAAACCGGGCTTATCACCTTCAGCGGGCCGATGCTGGCAGGCAATTTTGGTGCCGAGACATTATCTGATTTTACCGTGAACCACTTTTGGCAGGCGCTGACATCACCTACAGTCAATCTTAACTGGCGCAGCACCAGCCCTGATGAGGGGCGCTGGCAGGGCACCTTATGGGGTGGCAATCTGGCGATGATCTGCTCGCTGATTGGCACGCCCTGGCTGCCACAGATTGAAGATGGCATTCTGGTGATCGAGGATGTGAATGAACATCCCTTCCGCATTGAACGCATGTTGATTCAACTGCATCAAAGCGGCATCCTGGCGCGGCAAAAGGCGATTGTTACCGGCAGTTTCACCAGCACCTCCCTTTCTGACTACGACAACGGCTTTGATTTTGCCACCGTCTGGCAGCGTATGCGGGATGAGTACCAGTTACCGGTGATCAGCGATTTGGCTTTTGGCCATGCCTTTGACACCGTCACGCTCCCCCTCGGCGCCAGTGCAAGTTTGCAGATTCGTAACGGAGAAGCCCAGTTCGCCTTTACCGGCCACCCGACATTGCGCTAA
- the emtA gene encoding membrane-bound lytic murein transglycosylase EmtA produces the protein MQNSVKIRLLMLSALLLAGCASEPQTVVTPEKNTPLTQAPPSKINDAWSMFTEDAASHYGVDEKLISAIISVESGGNPTVTSRSNAVGLMQIKASTAGRAVYRAQGRRGQPSSSELRDPAKNIDIGTAYIRILQESELAGIRDPLTLRYATIVSYANGAGALLRTFSRDRDRAIAMINAMSPDEFYQHVQNKHPAAQAPRYLWKVTTAYRTIG, from the coding sequence ATACAAAATTCAGTGAAAATCCGACTACTTATGCTCTCTGCGCTGTTGCTGGCGGGATGTGCCAGCGAACCGCAAACTGTTGTGACTCCAGAGAAAAATACACCTTTAACCCAGGCACCACCGTCGAAAATCAATGACGCATGGTCAATGTTTACTGAAGATGCCGCCAGTCATTATGGTGTTGATGAGAAGTTAATCAGCGCCATTATTAGTGTCGAGTCGGGGGGCAACCCCACCGTGACCAGCCGTTCCAATGCGGTTGGGTTGATGCAGATTAAAGCTTCCACAGCAGGCCGTGCGGTGTATCGCGCCCAGGGACGTCGTGGTCAGCCAAGTTCATCTGAGTTACGCGATCCCGCGAAAAATATTGATATCGGTACCGCCTATATCCGTATCCTGCAGGAGTCGGAACTCGCCGGTATCCGTGATCCGCTGACATTGCGTTATGCCACCATTGTCTCCTACGCCAATGGTGCCGGGGCGTTGCTGCGCACTTTCTCGCGTGACCGTGACCGCGCCATTGCGATGATCAATGCCATGAGTCCTGATGAATTTTATCAGCATGTGCAGAACAAACATCCGGCGGCGCAGGCACCGCGTTATTTGTGGAAAGTCACCACGGCGTATCGCACCATCGGTTAA
- a CDS encoding sugar-binding transcriptional regulator: protein MAKQDEQRLMVKIATLYYLEGMKQSDIAQLLKLSQSFVSRILNRSVKEGVVKISVVPPANVFPELEKAIEQAYQLPQAIVVDVPEQASALQIKQSIGSAAAHYLETRLRADELIGISSWSGTIRAMVDALHPLTAPCRGVIQLLGGVGTNGNVQATILTQNLAALLNCPAWLLPSQSIEHSVHDRQRLSVNPDVAVVLEKFEQVDLAIVGIGDLEPSALLRNSGNYYDEEMLRTLAQRGAVGDICLHYFDAEGKPVLSAAEDPVIGMELAQVKKCPQVVALAGGKEKAQAIRGALRGGYVNVLIVDYPTARLLLEG from the coding sequence ATGGCAAAACAGGACGAACAACGGCTGATGGTGAAAATTGCCACCCTGTATTACCTCGAAGGGATGAAGCAATCGGACATCGCGCAGCTGCTGAAACTGTCGCAATCCTTTGTCTCACGCATCCTCAACCGAAGTGTGAAAGAAGGCGTCGTTAAAATCAGTGTGGTACCACCAGCCAACGTGTTTCCTGAGCTGGAGAAAGCCATTGAGCAGGCCTATCAACTGCCGCAGGCGATTGTGGTAGATGTACCGGAGCAGGCATCCGCACTGCAAATTAAGCAATCCATTGGCTCGGCGGCGGCACATTATCTGGAAACCCGCCTGCGCGCCGATGAGTTGATCGGCATCTCCTCCTGGAGTGGCACCATCCGCGCCATGGTGGATGCGTTGCATCCGCTCACGGCACCCTGTCGCGGCGTGATCCAACTGCTGGGCGGTGTGGGGACCAACGGCAATGTGCAGGCCACTATCCTGACGCAAAATCTGGCGGCGCTGCTGAATTGTCCGGCATGGCTGCTGCCGTCACAGTCGATTGAGCATTCGGTGCACGATCGCCAGCGGCTGTCAGTCAATCCTGATGTCGCGGTGGTACTGGAGAAATTTGAACAGGTGGATCTGGCGATTGTCGGCATCGGCGATCTTGAGCCGTCTGCGCTGCTGCGTAATTCCGGGAACTATTACGACGAGGAGATGCTGCGCACCCTGGCACAACGCGGTGCGGTGGGCGATATCTGCCTGCATTACTTCGATGCCGAGGGGAAACCGGTGCTGAGCGCGGCTGAAGATCCGGTGATCGGTATGGAACTGGCGCAGGTCAAAAAGTGCCCGCAGGTGGTGGCGCTGGCCGGTGGTAAAGAAAAAGCGCAGGCGATTCGCGGTGCCTTACGCGGCGGCTATGTGAATGTGCTGATTGTCGATTATCCCACCGCAAGATTGTTGCTGGAGGGATAA
- a CDS encoding D-ribose ABC transporter substrate-binding protein: protein MNANLVKVTLLASLLTLSAASVAADKGLLAIITPSHDNPFFKAEADGAQEKAKALGYTTLVASHDDDVNKQNQLIETAIARKAKAIILDNAGADATVGPVQKAKDAGIPTFLIDREINKTGVAVAQIVSNNYQGAQLGAEKFAKLLGGKGDYVELLGKESDTNAGVRSQGYHDVLDDYSDMKMVAQQSANWSQTEAFSRMETILQKNPNIKGVISGNDTMALGAEAALKAAGKTNVIVVGFDGSDYTRDSILNKGNIKATVLQPGWDQAQMAVEQADYYLTHGKAQKEEKQLMDCVLIDDSNAAKLKNFRLAQ from the coding sequence ATGAACGCGAACCTCGTCAAAGTTACCCTGCTGGCTTCACTCCTGACGTTGTCTGCTGCCTCTGTGGCAGCGGATAAGGGCCTGCTGGCCATTATTACCCCGTCACACGATAACCCGTTTTTTAAAGCCGAAGCGGATGGCGCGCAGGAAAAAGCCAAAGCGCTGGGTTATACCACGCTGGTGGCCTCGCACGATGATGACGTTAACAAGCAAAATCAGCTGATCGAAACAGCCATTGCGCGCAAAGCCAAAGCGATCATCCTCGATAACGCCGGGGCGGATGCCACGGTCGGGCCGGTGCAGAAAGCCAAAGATGCCGGTATCCCGACCTTCCTGATCGATCGCGAAATCAATAAAACCGGCGTCGCGGTCGCACAAATCGTCTCCAACAACTACCAGGGGGCGCAGCTGGGTGCTGAGAAGTTTGCCAAATTGCTGGGCGGTAAGGGTGACTACGTCGAGCTGTTGGGTAAAGAGTCTGACACCAATGCGGGCGTGCGTTCACAGGGCTACCACGACGTGCTGGATGATTACAGCGACATGAAAATGGTGGCACAGCAGAGCGCTAACTGGAGCCAGACCGAAGCCTTTAGCCGCATGGAAACCATTCTGCAGAAAAACCCCAATATCAAGGGCGTGATCTCCGGTAACGACACCATGGCGCTTGGTGCTGAAGCGGCGCTGAAAGCGGCCGGCAAAACCAACGTGATTGTGGTCGGGTTTGACGGCAGTGATTACACCCGCGACTCGATCCTGAATAAAGGCAATATCAAAGCCACGGTGTTGCAACCGGGCTGGGATCAGGCGCAGATGGCGGTGGAGCAGGCGGATTATTACCTGACCCACGGTAAAGCGCAGAAGGAAGAGAAACAGCTGATGGACTGCGTGCTGATCGACGACAGCAACGCCGCGAAGCTGAAAAACTTCCGTCTGGCGCAGTAA
- a CDS encoding DUF2291 family protein, with protein sequence MKGKAAGGLIMAALTLLLTACTVVDLDANGNPIMPKDPHAKPGYTNQTPQQIAEESWQSRVAQPAEKQALSWGDMETKSHTLKAGTSESVFVRAGGTVTALDNSNDRERVLTVTINGKPVKVLIGPVLRSNAIRDAAGFRFEEFTNQVQYAQLTKALNRHAVKQLPAVDASWVGKPLQAILAVTMGPGTVDEVVAVQLQQGNG encoded by the coding sequence ATGAAGGGTAAAGCAGCTGGCGGATTGATCATGGCGGCGCTGACGTTGCTGCTGACGGCATGCACCGTGGTGGATCTTGATGCAAACGGCAATCCCATCATGCCGAAAGATCCCCATGCCAAACCGGGTTACACCAACCAGACGCCGCAACAAATCGCGGAGGAGAGCTGGCAAAGCCGGGTAGCTCAGCCCGCAGAAAAACAGGCGCTGAGCTGGGGGGATATGGAAACCAAAAGCCATACGCTGAAAGCGGGCACCAGCGAAAGTGTGTTTGTCCGTGCGGGTGGCACCGTGACGGCGCTGGATAACAGCAACGATCGCGAACGCGTCCTGACTGTCACCATTAATGGCAAACCGGTGAAGGTGTTGATTGGCCCGGTGCTGCGCAGCAATGCGATTCGTGATGCCGCGGGTTTCCGTTTCGAAGAGTTCACCAATCAGGTGCAGTACGCGCAGCTGACCAAAGCGCTGAATCGCCATGCAGTGAAACAACTGCCAGCGGTGGATGCCAGTTGGGTGGGCAAACCGCTACAGGCGATTCTGGCGGTCACGATGGGGCCGGGTACGGTGGATGAAGTGGTGGCTGTCCAGTTGCAACAGGGGAACGGATGA
- a CDS encoding sugar ABC transporter ATP-binding protein → MSDEIILQANHISMLFPGTLALDRVDYRVWRGKVNVIIGENGAGKSTLMKILAGVQQPTTGEMFLNGQKVVFGNTREAAQHGIGMVHQELNLFENLSVAENIFLGREIQRGIRPINEAEQARRTATLMQRLDQPISPQEKVGNLKVGQQQLVEIAKALAEDADILILDEPTSALSKTEVEILFRVIRELTRQGVSIIYISHRLEELMAIGDVITILRDGRFQAEAQVSEIDVPWIVREMLGSEPVSNFLPPNRQFGAPVLEAEHITCVSPNGNTLVDDVSFHVRSGEIVGIYGLMGAGRTELFECLLGSQRNYLGKLWLDSKPLPTRLPTAERIRMGMSLVPEDRKRAGIFPISSVASNLTIASLWRRLSHRMVIAQQAEREAVNSTVGNLAIKVSSPEVAISALSGGNQQKVVIGRSLLTNPRLLLLDEPSRGIDVGAKAEVFRMMVRLSEQGIAVLFSTSDLKEIMAVADRILVMSGGKLTADLPRAEAEEAALVKASAQGF, encoded by the coding sequence ATGAGCGACGAAATTATCCTGCAGGCGAATCATATCTCGATGTTGTTCCCCGGCACGCTGGCGCTGGATCGGGTGGATTATCGCGTCTGGCGCGGCAAAGTTAACGTCATTATCGGCGAGAACGGTGCCGGTAAATCGACGCTGATGAAAATTCTCGCCGGAGTCCAGCAACCCACCACCGGCGAAATGTTTCTTAACGGGCAGAAAGTGGTGTTCGGCAACACCCGTGAAGCGGCACAGCACGGTATCGGTATGGTGCATCAGGAGCTGAACCTGTTTGAAAACCTCAGCGTGGCCGAGAACATTTTTCTCGGTCGCGAGATTCAGCGTGGCATCCGCCCGATCAACGAAGCGGAACAGGCGCGCCGCACCGCCACCCTGATGCAGCGCCTCGATCAACCGATTTCGCCGCAGGAAAAGGTCGGCAACCTTAAAGTCGGGCAGCAGCAGCTGGTGGAGATTGCCAAAGCGCTGGCGGAGGACGCCGACATCCTGATCCTCGACGAACCCACCTCGGCGCTCAGTAAAACCGAAGTGGAGATTTTGTTCCGGGTGATCCGTGAACTGACGCGCCAGGGGGTCTCGATTATTTATATCTCGCACCGGCTGGAGGAGCTGATGGCGATTGGCGATGTGATCACCATCCTGCGCGACGGACGCTTCCAGGCGGAAGCGCAGGTGAGCGAGATCGATGTGCCGTGGATTGTGCGCGAGATGCTCGGCAGTGAACCGGTCAGCAACTTTCTGCCGCCGAATCGCCAGTTTGGCGCGCCGGTACTGGAGGCAGAACATATCACCTGTGTCAGCCCGAATGGCAACACGCTGGTGGATGATGTCAGCTTCCATGTGCGGTCCGGGGAGATTGTCGGCATTTACGGGCTAATGGGTGCCGGACGCACCGAGTTGTTCGAGTGCCTGCTGGGTAGCCAGCGTAATTATCTCGGTAAGCTCTGGCTCGATAGCAAACCACTGCCCACGCGTCTGCCAACTGCAGAACGTATCCGTATGGGGATGAGCCTGGTGCCGGAAGATCGTAAACGCGCCGGGATCTTTCCCATCTCCTCTGTCGCCAGCAATCTGACCATCGCCAGCCTGTGGCGGCGACTGTCGCACCGTATGGTCATTGCCCAGCAGGCGGAACGCGAAGCGGTGAACAGCACGGTGGGGAATCTGGCGATCAAAGTCTCATCGCCGGAGGTGGCGATCAGCGCGTTAAGCGGCGGTAATCAGCAGAAGGTGGTGATTGGCCGCTCGCTGTTAACCAATCCGCGCCTGCTGCTGCTGGACGAACCGAGTCGTGGCATTGATGTCGGGGCCAAAGCGGAGGTGTTTCGCATGATGGTGCGCCTGTCGGAGCAGGGCATTGCGGTGCTGTTTTCCACCTCCGATCTGAAAGAAATCATGGCCGTTGCCGATCGCATTCTGGTGATGTCCGGCGGCAAACTCACAGCCGATCTTCCGCGCGCTGAAGCGGAAGAAGCGGCGCTGGTTAAAGCAAGCGCACAGGGGTTCTGA
- a CDS encoding ABC transporter permease, with amino-acid sequence MKSNSAVAFAAQPAKAFNSREGLILLLLKLRTFIALFLIVGFFSVTVPDFLALGSMVIMVKHIAINAFLALGITFVIITAGIDLSIGATLGLCGMIAGWLITKGIVLPMFGIAIFPSVWVIVPLVLLAGALIGAANGWIITRYNVAPFICTLGTMYILRGTAMLTSGGETFPGLQGNPLLGNTGFDKIGAGYFLGLPWAIWMMVLLALVIAYIARRLPFGRQVYAIGDNERAAELSGVKVKQVKIWVYTLSGFCAAIAGIVVSSQLVASHPANGTSFEMNAIAAVVLGGTSLAGGRGTILGTLVGAFVIGFLADGLIMMGVSEFWQMVIKGIVIIVAVIIDQMQSRMQQKAAVVAQKALIEEGGSNAKV; translated from the coding sequence ATGAAAAGCAACAGCGCCGTGGCGTTCGCCGCCCAGCCAGCTAAAGCCTTTAATTCACGCGAAGGTTTGATTCTGCTGCTGTTAAAACTACGCACCTTTATCGCGTTGTTCCTGATCGTGGGTTTCTTTTCGGTGACGGTGCCGGATTTTCTCGCGTTGGGCAGCATGGTGATTATGGTCAAACACATCGCCATCAACGCCTTCCTGGCGCTGGGTATCACCTTTGTCATTATCACCGCCGGTATTGACCTCTCCATCGGCGCGACGCTCGGGTTGTGCGGCATGATCGCTGGCTGGCTGATCACCAAAGGTATTGTGCTGCCGATGTTTGGTATCGCCATCTTCCCCAGCGTCTGGGTGATTGTGCCGCTGGTGTTGCTGGCGGGAGCGTTAATTGGTGCCGCCAACGGCTGGATCATTACGCGTTACAACGTCGCTCCCTTTATCTGCACCCTCGGCACCATGTACATCCTGCGTGGTACCGCGATGCTCACCTCCGGTGGTGAGACGTTTCCCGGCCTGCAAGGCAATCCACTCCTCGGCAATACCGGTTTTGACAAAATCGGGGCCGGTTACTTCCTCGGTCTGCCGTGGGCCATCTGGATGATGGTGCTGCTGGCGCTGGTGATCGCCTATATCGCCCGCCGCTTGCCGTTTGGTCGTCAGGTGTATGCGATTGGCGATAACGAGCGGGCGGCGGAACTCTCCGGGGTCAAGGTGAAGCAGGTAAAAATCTGGGTTTATACCTTGTCGGGCTTCTGTGCGGCGATCGCCGGGATTGTGGTGTCATCGCAGCTGGTTGCCAGCCATCCCGCCAATGGTACCTCGTTTGAAATGAACGCCATCGCGGCGGTGGTACTGGGTGGGACTTCGCTGGCCGGTGGGCGTGGCACCATTCTTGGCACGCTGGTGGGAGCCTTCGTTATCGGCTTTCTCGCCGATGGCTTAATCATGATGGGGGTCAGCGAATTCTGGCAGATGGTGATTAAAGGCATCGTGATTATTGTCGCGGTGATCATTGACCAGATGCAAAGCCGGATGCAGCAAAAAGCCGCGGTAGTGGCGCAGAAAGCGTTGATCGAGGAGGGGGGCAGCAACGCAAAAGTTTAA
- a CDS encoding transketolase, whose protein sequence is MNPFKYSVADLTAKARAVRRRIIQLNAGSPAGGHTGADLSQVEILTALYFRILNCAPDRTQDPQRDIYIQSKGHAVGGYYCVLAEAGYFPTDWLPTYQHADSHLPGHPVRQKTPGIELNTGALGHGLPVAVGIALAAKKDGSNRMIYVVTGDGELAEGSNWEAALVAAHYGLDNLVIINDKNKLQLAGHTRDIMNTDPLPEKWRAFGLDVTECNGNDMATVVETLEHLPRNGKPQVVVADTEKGFGVSFIQSKAEWHHRVPKGEEVAQALEELKDE, encoded by the coding sequence ATGAATCCTTTCAAATACTCTGTGGCCGATCTCACCGCCAAAGCGCGGGCGGTGCGTCGCCGTATCATCCAGCTCAATGCGGGCAGCCCGGCGGGTGGGCACACCGGGGCTGATTTATCGCAGGTGGAAATCCTGACGGCCCTGTATTTCCGCATCCTCAATTGCGCACCCGATCGCACTCAGGATCCGCAGCGCGACATTTATATCCAGTCCAAAGGCCATGCGGTGGGCGGTTATTACTGCGTGCTGGCGGAAGCGGGCTATTTCCCCACCGACTGGCTGCCAACCTATCAGCATGCCGATTCGCATTTGCCAGGCCATCCGGTACGGCAAAAAACCCCGGGTATCGAGCTGAATACCGGCGCACTCGGTCACGGCTTGCCGGTGGCGGTCGGTATCGCGCTGGCAGCGAAAAAAGATGGCAGCAACCGCATGATTTATGTGGTGACCGGTGATGGGGAACTGGCGGAGGGCAGTAACTGGGAAGCGGCGCTGGTGGCGGCGCATTATGGCCTCGATAACCTGGTAATTATCAACGATAAGAACAAGTTACAGCTGGCAGGGCACACCCGCGACATCATGAACACCGATCCGTTGCCGGAAAAATGGCGCGCATTCGGCTTAGACGTCACCGAATGCAACGGCAACGATATGGCGACGGTGGTGGAGACGCTGGAGCATCTGCCGCGCAATGGCAAGCCGCAGGTGGTGGTGGCCGACACCGAAAAAGGCTTTGGGGTTTCGTTTATTCAAAGTAAAGCCGAGTGGCATCACCGGGTACCGAAAGGGGAAGAGGTCGCACAGGCACTGGAGGAGCTGAAAGATGAGTAA
- a CDS encoding transketolase family protein has protein sequence MSNAQHLANVMVNAFIDAVNRGIDLVPVVADSTSTAKISPFIKAFPDRLVNVGIAEQTLVGTAAGLAIGGKVAATCNAAPFLISRANEQVKVDVCYNNTNVKLFGLNAGASYGPLASTHHSIDDIAVMRGFGNIEIYAPSCPLECRQIIDYALEHVGPVYIRLDGKDLPQLHDENYQFRPGQIDVLRTGHDIALVAMGSTVHEIVTAAEQLQAQGIDAGVIAIPSIRPCDTQQLRELLNHYPAVITVEEHNVNGGVGSLVAEVLAEGGCGIPLLRLGIPDGQYAIAGDRASTRARHSIDAAGVVNNAVRICAGA, from the coding sequence ATGAGTAATGCACAACACCTGGCCAACGTGATGGTCAACGCGTTTATCGACGCGGTCAATCGTGGCATCGATCTGGTGCCGGTGGTGGCGGATTCGACATCCACCGCCAAAATCTCCCCCTTTATCAAGGCATTCCCGGATCGGCTGGTGAATGTCGGTATCGCCGAGCAAACCCTGGTCGGCACCGCTGCCGGGCTGGCGATCGGCGGCAAAGTGGCGGCGACCTGTAACGCGGCGCCTTTTCTGATTTCACGCGCCAATGAACAGGTGAAGGTCGATGTTTGCTACAACAACACCAACGTCAAACTTTTTGGCCTGAATGCCGGGGCCAGTTATGGCCCACTGGCCAGCACCCACCACAGCATTGACGACATCGCGGTGATGCGCGGTTTTGGCAACATCGAAATCTACGCCCCTTCCTGTCCGCTGGAGTGTCGGCAGATCATTGATTACGCCCTGGAACATGTCGGGCCGGTGTATATCCGTCTTGATGGGAAAGACCTGCCGCAGCTGCACGATGAAAACTATCAGTTCCGCCCAGGTCAGATCGATGTGTTGCGCACCGGACACGACATTGCGCTGGTAGCGATGGGATCGACGGTACACGAAATTGTCACGGCGGCAGAGCAGTTGCAGGCGCAGGGGATCGATGCAGGTGTGATCGCCATTCCATCGATTCGCCCTTGTGATACCCAACAGCTGCGCGAACTGTTAAATCACTATCCAGCGGTGATCACCGTGGAAGAACATAACGTTAACGGCGGCGTAGGCAGCCTGGTGGCGGAGGTGCTGGCCGAAGGGGGTTGTGGCATCCCGCTGTTGCGGCTGGGTATCCCGGATGGGCAATACGCCATCGCCGGAGACCGTGCCTCCACCCGTGCCCGGCATAGCATTGATGCTGCTGGCGTAGTGAATAATGCAGTGCGCATTTGCGCAGGAGCGTAA
- a CDS encoding FGGY family carbohydrate kinase has protein sequence MAGPLILAIDEGTTNAKAIAVDRSGTVVARGSQPLTLAHPQPGLAEQDPLAIWQAVKQAMSDCLAQCGGAPIAAVAISNQRESVLIWQRRDGQPLTPLVSWQDRRSESFCRDLRQAGKAARITGLTGLAVDPMFPAAKLTGMLAALPDGLARAQAGELCIGTVDSWLSWQLSGGECFVTDHANAARTQLYSLHAGDWDDELLALFHIPRAALPQIVPSASAQGVVTIGDIPGLAPGTPLLARIGDSHAALQAQRSGSEEVVKATYGTGSSLMMSMATPLLTENGLSTTVAWHDGTLRFAFEGNITHTGSGAAWLGRMIGVSDPRELTRMAQSTADNQGVYFVPALSGLGAPWWDLQARGMLCGLTDAATPEVLARVALESITLQIADVFFAMEQASGIQLATLCVDGSATQNAWLMQLQADVLQRPLHCAPTPEVSALGAALLAGRTLGWWQQGSEMAALQGGSVIYPREERAQQSQENYQGWLDAVSRCRYQPH, from the coding sequence ATGGCAGGGCCGTTAATACTGGCGATTGATGAGGGCACCACCAACGCCAAAGCGATTGCCGTGGACCGCAGTGGCACCGTAGTGGCGCGTGGCAGCCAGCCACTGACGCTGGCCCATCCGCAACCGGGTCTGGCGGAGCAGGACCCTTTGGCCATCTGGCAGGCGGTAAAACAGGCGATGAGTGACTGCCTGGCACAATGCGGCGGCGCGCCGATAGCCGCCGTGGCGATCAGCAATCAACGTGAATCGGTGCTGATTTGGCAGCGGCGTGACGGGCAGCCGCTCACCCCACTGGTGAGCTGGCAGGATCGTCGCTCAGAATCGTTCTGTCGCGACCTGCGCCAGGCGGGTAAAGCCGCACGTATTACCGGCCTGACCGGGCTGGCCGTCGATCCGATGTTTCCCGCCGCCAAACTGACCGGCATGCTGGCGGCGCTGCCGGATGGCCTGGCGCGCGCGCAGGCGGGCGAGCTGTGCATCGGCACCGTTGATAGCTGGCTAAGCTGGCAACTTAGCGGCGGTGAGTGTTTCGTTACCGATCATGCCAATGCGGCTCGCACCCAGTTGTATAGCCTGCATGCGGGTGACTGGGATGATGAGCTGCTGGCGTTGTTTCATATCCCGCGCGCCGCCTTGCCACAGATTGTCCCTTCGGCCAGTGCGCAGGGCGTGGTGACCATCGGGGATATCCCCGGTTTAGCACCCGGTACGCCGCTGCTGGCGCGTATTGGCGATTCCCATGCCGCGTTGCAGGCACAGCGCAGCGGCAGTGAAGAGGTGGTGAAGGCCACCTACGGCACCGGGTCATCGCTGATGATGTCGATGGCCACGCCGTTGCTGACAGAAAATGGCCTCAGCACCACGGTCGCCTGGCATGACGGCACCTTACGTTTTGCCTTTGAGGGCAATATCACCCACACCGGTTCTGGCGCGGCCTGGCTCGGGCGCATGATCGGCGTCAGCGATCCGCGTGAACTGACGCGGATGGCACAAAGCACGGCAGATAATCAGGGGGTCTATTTTGTTCCGGCGCTCTCCGGGCTGGGCGCACCCTGGTGGGATTTGCAAGCGCGCGGCATGTTATGCGGCTTAACCGATGCGGCGACGCCTGAGGTATTGGCGCGGGTGGCGCTGGAATCGATCACCTTGCAGATTGCCGATGTATTTTTCGCGATGGAACAGGCGAGTGGTATCCAGCTGGCGACGCTGTGCGTTGATGGCAGCGCCACACAGAACGCCTGGCTGATGCAGCTCCAGGCCGACGTGTTGCAGCGTCCGCTGCACTGTGCGCCGACGCCGGAAGTCTCGGCGCTGGGTGCGGCATTGCTGGCCGGGCGCACGTTGGGCTGGTGGCAGCAGGGCAGTGAAATGGCGGCGTTGCAGGGGGGCAGCGTGATCTATCCGCGTGAGGAGCGGGCGCAGCAGAGTCAGGAAAACTATCAAGGCTGGCTGGACGCCGTGTCACGCTGCCGTTATCAGCCTCACTAA